GCCGAGATCGAGTCGGACCTGCCCGACGAACTGGAGATCGACTCGACCGGCATCCTCGAATCGGTCCTGGAGAACGTACTGGAGAACGCAGTCGTCCACAACGACTCACAGCGACCGCACGTCTGGGTCCGGGTCGATACGGACGACAGCGGCAACGTCGAAATCGCCGTGGCCGACGACGGCCCGGGCATCCCACAGCAGGAACGGGAAGTGCTGGTCAAGGGGACCGAGACGCCGCTGGAACACGGGAGCGGCCTCGGCCTCTGGCTGGTCAACTGGGGCGTGACGATACTCGGCGGCGAGATCGAGTTCCGCGACCGCGTGGCCTTCGGCCGGGACGAGGACGTGTCCGGGAGCGTCGTCACCATCTCGATCCCGCGGCAGGGGCCGACCGTCCACACCGCGACGGGCCGGCCGCCGGTCGATGCGGACTGAACGCCGCACGCGACGGTGCTCCCTGTCCGGGGAACCGGTGAGACGACAGATGAGATAAGAAGGCTTATTCGATGTTGTTGCACACGGTGGCGTATGGTGGAGTTCGAGGTACCGGGAGTCGGAAACGGGGGATGGTCCGGATGAGCGCCATGACCGACCTCCCGGACCGGTTCCCCGACGTCGACTACACGCGGTACACGAACAGACAACTCGCGGCGGTGCCGCTCGCCGTCCTCGCAGTCGCGCTGGCGATCCTGGCCGCCTGGTACGTGATGACCGGGTCACCGGTGGCACTCGGGATCGAGTTCACCGGCGGGACCGAGGTACAGATACAGACCAGTGCCTCCCAGAGCGAGGTCGAGCAGAGTCTGAGTGGGCTCGATCCGACGATTCAGCCCGTGCAGGTCAGTGGGGGAACTCAGGAGTACATCGTCACGACCCAGCAGACCGAGGGTGTCCGGCAGGCGATCGATAGTCAGGGGTACGAAATCTCCTCGTTCAGTGAAACCTCGGCCAGCTTCGGGTCCGACTCGGTGCAACTCACGCTGATGGGGCTCGCGGTCGCCTTCCTCGGGATGAGTCTGCTGATCTTCGTGCTGTTCCGGTCGTTCGTCCCGTCGATCGCGATCGTCATCTCGGCGTTTTCCGACATCGTGATCCCGCTCGCCCTGATGAACGTCCTCGGGCTCAAGCTCACGCTGGGGACGATCGCGGCACTGCTGATGCTGATCGGTTACAGCGTCGACTCCGACGTGCTGTTGAACAACCACATTCTGCGACGCCGCGGTGACTTCTACGAATCGGCCTATCGGGCGATGCGGACCGGGGTGACGATGACGCTGACCTCGATCGCCGCGATGGCCGTGATGTCCGCCGCGGCGTTCCTGCTCGCGATTCCGCTCTTGCCCCAGATCGGGCTCGTCCTCGTGCTGGGGCTGTCGGCTGACCTGATGAACACCTACATGTTGAACCTCAGCCTGCTTCGCTGGTACAAGTACGAGGGGGTCACACGATGACGGAGGGAGATCGATGAACGTCCGAGAGAACTGGCGGATCGTCCTGCTCGTCCTGTTCACGCTCGCCAGCGCCGTGATCCTGTTCGGCCCCTTCGTGGCCGCGCAGGCCGGCATCGGTGGCGGTGACGGCGGCGACGCCAGACCGGTCAACCTCGACTACGGGCTGCAACTGTCCGGTGGGACACAGATCCGCGCGCCGCTGGTCGGCATGACCGCCGAGGAGATCGAGTTCACACAGGACACGAACATGGCCGAGAACCGCCGGGCGATCGCGAACGACCTCGATCTCGAACCGAGTCAGGTGCGGTTGAGTGCCGGCGGTGGACAGTCCCAGGGCCAGCAACAGGCACAGGCCCAGGGTGGCGGCACCATCGAGGTGTTCTCCCGGAACGTCACGCAATCGGAGTTCGCCACGGCGCTCCAGAACAACGGGTTCGACGTGTCAGAGGATCAGATCAGGAGCGGTGTCACGGCACAGACCAGAGAGACGGTCGTCAACGTCCTCTCCGACAAGATCAACGAGGGCGGTATCTCCGGCGGGAACGTCAAGACCGCCGCCGCCGGTGACGAGTACTTCGTCGTCGTCGAGGTGCCCAACGCCGACGAAGGGGAGGTCAGGGACCTGATCTCCGGGACCGGTCGCGTCCAGATCGTGGCCCACTACCCCGTCCAGGAGAACGGGTCGACGGTCTACCGCCAGACGCCGCTTTTGAACAACAGCGACTTCACGAACATCGGGTCGGCCCAGCAGGCCGATCCCCAGGGCGGGATCAGCCAGCCCCACGTGCCGGTGTCGATCCGGCAGGACGGCTCGGCGGAGCGGTACTCAGAGCGGCTGCAGGAGTTCGGATTCACCGCCGAGGGGATCGGTAGCTGTCCGCCCAACGCGGATCAGAACCCGGACAACGCGTCCGGCTACTGTCTGTACACGGTCCAGAACGACCGTGTCGTCTACGCCGCCTCGATGGGACAGGACCTCGCCAACACGATGAACAACGGCGACTTCGCCAACGACCCCTCGTTCGTGATGACGACCACGAACATCAGCGAGGCCCAGCAACTCGCCGTCAACCTCCGTGCTGGTTCGATCCCGACGGAGATGAACTTCACCGCGGGCACCACTTACACGCTCTTGCCCTCGGTCGCCGAGCGGTTCAAGCTGTTCTCGCTGCTCGCGGGACTCGTCGCGTATCTCGCGGTCAGCGTGGTCGTGTTCATCCGGTACGGGAGTCCGCGGGTCGCCGTACCGATGCTGGCGACGGCCGCCGCCGAGGTGTTCCTGCTGCTCGGGTTCGCCTCGGCCATCGGGCTGGCGCTCGATCTCTCGCACATCGCCGGGTTCATCGCCGTGATCGGGACGGGGGTGGACGACCTGATCATCATCGCCGACGAGATCTTACAGGAGGGGAAAGTAGCCACCGGCAAGGTGTTCCAGAGCCGCTTCAAGAAGGCGTTCTGGGTCATCGGTGCCGCCGCTGCCACCACCATCATCGCGATGAGTCCGCTTACGGTGCTGTCGCTGGGCGACCTCACCGGGTTCGCCATCGTCACCATCGTCGGCGTCCTGCTGGGCGTGCTGGTCACCCGTCCGGCCTACGGTGACATCCTCCGGAACCTGATGCTCTCCGAGGAAGAGCGGGAACGCTACACCGAACAGTAACCCCTCTCTATCCCGGTATTTTCGCGATCTGAAAACGCTCCTGTACTTTTGTAGTGGTATAGCTCGTAGATTTAGGTGCAGTCACCCCACACTGCGACGTCCCCCCAACACCATTCCCACCCCCGTTTTCTACCCACCCATTCCCCCTCTCCTCTCGTTCCCCAACCGCCGAGTGACCGCTATCGCTCAGAACTCAGAGAGCGCCGACTGTTGGGCGGCCGCCAGTACGTCCTGACTCGTCGACCACGACCGCCGCGCACACGCCGGGAGATCGCCGGTGTCGGCCACGTACTCCCGGAGGAAGGTTCTGGTCGTGGGATCGCTCGGGTAGCCGCTGCCGATCTCGTGATCGTACTCGGCGGCGAGGGCCGCGACGTGTGCGTCCCGGGCGACCTTCGCGAGGACGCTCGCGGCCCCGACCAGCGGGTCGGCCTCGTCGGCCCCGTGTTCGGCCGTGATCGACACGTCGACCCCCAGTCGGTCGGCGACGCGGCGGCCGAAGCGGTCGGCGTCCGTATCGCCGGCGTCGACCACGCCGGCGTCGCCGTCACGCGCAACGCCGTCGAGTGCCTCGGCCTGTGCCGCGACGGTCAGCGTGTTCATATCGGTCTCCGGGTCGTCGATGCGCTCGGGCGGGATCTCCGCGACAGCGACGCAGATCCGGTCGTCGGCGCGCAGCCGGTCGGCCAGATCTTCGCGGCGGGCCGGCGCGAGGTTCTTCGAGTCGTCGATACCCTCGGGGACGGCGGCGGGGTCGGCCCGCACGGCCGCGGCGAACATCGACCCCAGCACGGGCCCCTTGCCGGCCTCGTCGACGCCGAACTGCATGGCTCAGGCGTCGGGTGACGGGCGCAAAAAGCAGGGGGTTCCTCAATCGTCGAGTTCGGTCCGGCCGAGTTCGGGCTCGTCGAGTTCCGGCTCCGCTATCTCGTGCTCGCCGATCTCGGGTTCGGCGATGTCGACCTCCGGCGGTTCCTCGTCCTCCTGCTCGGCCTCACGGAGTTTCTCGCGCCAGTCGACGTGGTTATCGATCCCGTGGCACATGGTAGTACACCTCACGAAAAACGAGGGGCTGGGGACGGAAAACCGTTGTGTCGATACAGTCCGAGCGGTGACTGCACTACATTCGATCGCTGGTGAGGGGCCTCAGTCGAAACGGGTCACTCCGTCATTCGAACATCGCACACAGGTCGGAGAGGTGCCTGTGAGCGGAGTCGTGTCCGTGATATCGGATGGAGCCTCTCTGTGCGTCGTAATCGATCCAGCCACGCCTGTCGAGTTTGGGGAGATGGGTATGAACGAGCTGGATGTCGAGCTGGTTCGCGTCGTGGCCGGAGGTTTCGTCGTCGAGGTGTGACAGGACCGTAGATACTGACACGATATCTGTTTCAGAAATACACTCAAAATAGTAAATAATTTCGCGCCGGAGGTCGTTGGCGAGGATTTCTAGAACTGAGTTAACATTTTCTGCACGGTTCGGATAACAAGCACTCGGTGCCATGCAGTCGAGAACACAGTTGTTTACTCAATAAAACCCATTGCCTACTGCGAAAACGGGCAAGATTATCCGTTGGTGATAGTGAGGAAACCAGCGGGATACCGCGCCTGCTGGCGACGGTCCGGGTGGTGTCCACGTGCCGTCGGGGCGACCGCCGACGAGCCGGCGATCACGCTTCGTCGTCGGTCTCGCCGTGTCGGAAGAACTCCTCGCGGGCGAACGGTTCCTCCTCGCCTTCCACGTCGATTACGTCCAGTGCGGTGACGACCGCGCCGGTATCCAGCAGGCCGGCGAGGCTGGGTTCGGTGCGGCCCTCGTCGCTGCTGACGAGTTCCTTGACGTAGAGTCCGCCCTCGCCCTCGACTTCGAGTTCGGCCTCGGTCTCGCCGGTCAGTTCGCCGTCGATGTCGTACACCTCGCGGGTCCGGGTCACGTCGGCGCGGCGGTGGGTGACGCGCTGGGGCGTGTCCTGGTAGATGGTCGCGCCGTCGAGTTGGTCGAGGGCTGCCTCGAAGGCGTCCTCGCTCACCGGGTCGTCCAGTGCCACGTCCATCCGGTAGGTCTTGTTCGCGTCGAGTTCCTTGACGCGCTCGACCATGTCGTGGGTGGCCAGCCGCAGGCCCTCGACCTCGACCTTGCCGTCGGCGAACTCGGCGATCTCGGTCTCCAGTTCCGCTGGGTCCACGTCACGGGTGTGTGGCTCCTTGATCTCGATGACGAACGGGCGGCCCGACTCGAGCATCAGTGCGTCCACGTCCTCACGACCCGCGCCGTGGAAGACGGCCTCCTCGCCGTCCATCGCGTCCAGCACCACCGGGGCGGTCAGTTGCTCGACGCTCTCGTCGTAGCGAAAGCCCGACCCGCCACAGCCGTCACAGGTGTCGCCCCGTTTCAGGCCGGTCCCGCCGCAGTCGTTGCAGGGCCACTTCGTCTGGGGGATGTCCCGCTCCAGTTTGCGGTAGCGACCGTAGACGAACGCGGAGTTGACCTGCACGTCGAGTTCGTCGGTCGCCAGGTCGAGCAGGACGAGCACGTCTGGGCGCTCGAAGTCGACCTCGGCGTCGGTCTTCGCGCCCAGTCGCTTGCCCACTTCCCGGTTGAGTTCGGCCTTGAGCTGTTCGCCGGTGTCGGGGTCGAGACCCACCTCTTCCCGGAGGAGGCGGTCGTTCTCCTCTAGCAGGGGCGGGACCTTGGTCCCGGTCTGGTAGGTGGCGAACTCGTAGGGGGCGAGCGCGTGGGCGGCGCGGTCGGCCCACTCCTCGTAGCGGTCGCTCTCGTCTTCACAGACCCAGCATGGGTCGTCCGGTTCGAGGTCGCCGACCGGGTCGTCGTCGTCGAGGGCGACGGCGACCCGCAGCGACCGGCCGCGCTCGCGGTTCGTCAGTCCGAAGCTCCGGTCGGCCACCAGCCGCCCGAGGCAGGCGTCACAGAGCGGGCCCGAATCGAGGGCCCGACGGGCGGTCTCGAGCACTGTCATTGTCGGGCGGAGGCGGGGCGCGCCTAATTCCCTTTCCTTTCGACGCGCCTCAGGACCGCAGCGTCGTCTGCAGGTTGTACGGCTTCTCGCCGGTGAGCCACTCGTAGGTGAGTTCCGTGCTGGTGAGGCTCGCCCGGACGCCGTCGTGGTCGGTCCGCAGGAGGACGTTCTCCGCACCCGCCAGCGCGGGGCTGTCCTCGCAGTTCCAGAACAGCGGGTCGTCGGTCCCGCGGAGGGTGTAGTAGTCGATATCGCCCGGCGTCTCGTTCTCGTTGAGCTCCGCGAGCGGGTGGCCGTCGACGGTGTCGTAGTCCCGCCGGAGGAAGTCACTCATCTTGTAGGTGCCGCCGGTGAGGCCGGCGGTGGCGGCGTAGGAGCTGAGGACCGTGCCGTGGTTCGCGCCGGCCATGAACACACAGGTGTCGACCCAGTCGTAGCGATCCTCGCGGTGGAGCCAGTACCGCGCGCCGGTCACGCCCAGACTGTGGGCGACGATATTCACCCGATCGCTTCCGGTGTGGTCCCGGACGTTCTCGACGAAATGGTCGAGCTGGTCGGCCATGCTCGCGTGGCTCGGGCTCCCCGCCTCGAAGGTGATGGCCCAGAGGTCCTCGCCCGAGTAGGCGCGGTTCAGGAAGAACTCGGCGTGGTCGTCCCAGTCGCAGGCGTCGCGCTGGTTCCCGTGGACGAACACGACCGGTGTCTCGGCGCTGTCGGACCCGGTGTCGTGGTGCTCGTGGCCGCCCCAGCCCCCGTACCCGGTGGTGGTCCACGGCAGTCGATCGTCGGCGCTGCGTTCGTGTCGGCAGTCGACCCGGCATCCCCCGTTGCGACGACATCGCCGCAGTCCGGCGAGGTTCGAAGTCAACTGCTGGAGGACGGGCCGTGACCGACCCGACCCCCTGTCGACGGACATACCTGAGTAGTGTGAACGTTTCACATATATATCTGTCTCCTTACAACGGAATTCGAACGGCGAAACAAACGTCTGACTGGTAATCGAAGAGGGGCAGCGATTACCGTATGTCGGGTGGAAGTCGACGAGAGATTACCATTCGAAAATCGTCCGGGCGACGACTGCGACGGGACCGGATACCGGCGTGGTCTGTGCGCCGTCTTAAAATGGCGTACCATTGAGGCGGTACACGTTTTTGTGGGTCCGGTGAACGACGGAAAGGATGCAGCGCGAGTACTTCGATTCTGATCAGGTGGACGTGGGGGAGTCGGTCGCCGAGAAACACGAGCAGGTCGCCAGCGAGGCGGTACGTGACGAGGAGTACGGGCTGCTCGTCGGTGGCGAGTGGGTCGAGTCCGAGAGCGGCGAGACGGCCGAGTCGGTCGACGCCACGACCGGCCAGCGACTGGCCCGCTTCCAGAAGGGTACGGCCGCGGACGTGGATCGGGCCGTCGAAGCCGCACAGGAGGGCTTCGAGAAGTGGTCGGTGATGTCGCCCCAGCAGCGCTCGAACAAGCTGCTGGAGGTCGCGGATCGGCTGGAAGATCGCCGCTCGGAGATCGCCCGCCTCGATTCGCTGGAGGTGGGGAAGGCCAACCAGCACTCGATGTTCGTCGACCTCGAAGTGGCCATCGAGCAGTTCCGCTACTTCGCCAGCCTCGCACGTACCGCCGACGAGGGACGGCGACCCCCGGCCAGCCCCGACCGGCTGACCTACACCCAGAAGGAACCGTACGGCGTCGTCGGACTGATCAGTGCCTGGAACTTCCCGGCGATGTTCGTCGCCTGGAAGATGGCCCCCGCACTGGCCGCGGGCAACGCCGTCGTGTTCAAACCCTCTTCGCGGGCCTCCCTCTCGACGCTGGAGATGGCCCGTACGATCCAGGAGGTCCTCCCCAACGGGGCCGTCAACGTCGTCACCGGCGCGGGCAGCGAAGTGGGCAACGCCCTCACCGGTCACGCCGGCGTCGGCAAGGTAGCGCTGACTGGCTCGACCGCGGCCGGTCAGTACACGATGCAGAACGCCGCCGAGAACATCACCCCCGTGTCGCTGGAACTCGGTGGCAAGAGCCCGAACATCGTCTTCCCCGACGCGGACATCGAGAAGGCCGTTCAGGGCTCCATCATCGCCTCGTGGTTCAACGTCGGTCAGCAGTGTACGATGGGCTCGCGCATGTTCCTCCACGAGGACATCTACGACGAGTTCCTCGAAGCGTTCGTCGAGGCGACCGACGACCTCCAGGTCGGCGACCCGCTCGATCCGCGGACCGACGTGGGCCCGCTCATCGACCACGACCACCTCGAAGACGTGCGTTCCTACGTCGACACGGCGCTGGAGGAGGGTGCCGAACTCGCGTACGGCGGCGAACAGCCCGCCGACGCCGACCTCGACGGCGCACCCTTCTACAAGCCGACGATCCTCACGGGCATCGACAACGGAGACACCATCGCCTGTGAGGAAGTGTTCGGCCCCGTCCTGAGCGTCCTGGAGTGGTCCGATTACGACGAGATGATGGCCGAGGCCAACGACACTATCTACGGGCTTGCGTCGGGCGTCTGGACGACCGATCTGGAGAGCGCGAAACAGGCCGCAGACGATCTGGAAGCCGGGACGGTCTGGGTCAACACCTACAACGATATGTTCGAGCCCAGTCCCTACGGCGGGTACAAACAATCGGGCATCGGCCGCGAACTCGACGAGTCGACGCTCGAGGACTACACCCAGCAGAAGTCGGTGACGATGAACTTCGGCGGCCTGCCGGATATGTAAGTCAGGCCTCCGAACGGTCGGTGTCTTCGACCGAGTGAGAGTCGACTATTTCCTCAATGTCGGCCTTCGCGTCGGAATCGATCGTATCCAGTACGTCCCGGAACCTCTCGGCCTCCTCCGCCGAGAGTGTCCCCGTCAGGTCCAGCAGCGACGACCGTTTCATGTGTTCGAATCCTCGCTCCGGCGAAAAGAGCGTTACCCCGGCAGAATCTCGGTGAGCACCCGCGACTCGATCTTCCGGAGGTGTTCGCCGACCGTCACGGGGGCCAGATCCAGTTCGGCGGCGATGTCCTCGTAGGTGGCCTCGCGGG
This Halorientalis sp. IM1011 DNA region includes the following protein-coding sequences:
- the secF gene encoding protein translocase subunit SecF — translated: MSAMTDLPDRFPDVDYTRYTNRQLAAVPLAVLAVALAILAAWYVMTGSPVALGIEFTGGTEVQIQTSASQSEVEQSLSGLDPTIQPVQVSGGTQEYIVTTQQTEGVRQAIDSQGYEISSFSETSASFGSDSVQLTLMGLAVAFLGMSLLIFVLFRSFVPSIAIVISAFSDIVIPLALMNVLGLKLTLGTIAALLMLIGYSVDSDVLLNNHILRRRGDFYESAYRAMRTGVTMTLTSIAAMAVMSAAAFLLAIPLLPQIGLVLVLGLSADLMNTYMLNLSLLRWYKYEGVTR
- a CDS encoding preprotein translocase subunit SecD, which codes for MNVRENWRIVLLVLFTLASAVILFGPFVAAQAGIGGGDGGDARPVNLDYGLQLSGGTQIRAPLVGMTAEEIEFTQDTNMAENRRAIANDLDLEPSQVRLSAGGGQSQGQQQAQAQGGGTIEVFSRNVTQSEFATALQNNGFDVSEDQIRSGVTAQTRETVVNVLSDKINEGGISGGNVKTAAAGDEYFVVVEVPNADEGEVRDLISGTGRVQIVAHYPVQENGSTVYRQTPLLNNSDFTNIGSAQQADPQGGISQPHVPVSIRQDGSAERYSERLQEFGFTAEGIGSCPPNADQNPDNASGYCLYTVQNDRVVYAASMGQDLANTMNNGDFANDPSFVMTTTNISEAQQLAVNLRAGSIPTEMNFTAGTTYTLLPSVAERFKLFSLLAGLVAYLAVSVVVFIRYGSPRVAVPMLATAAAEVFLLLGFASAIGLALDLSHIAGFIAVIGTGVDDLIIIADEILQEGKVATGKVFQSRFKKAFWVIGAAAATTIIAMSPLTVLSLGDLTGFAIVTIVGVLLGVLVTRPAYGDILRNLMLSEEERERYTEQ
- the rnhB gene encoding ribonuclease HII, giving the protein MQFGVDEAGKGPVLGSMFAAAVRADPAAVPEGIDDSKNLAPARREDLADRLRADDRICVAVAEIPPERIDDPETDMNTLTVAAQAEALDGVARDGDAGVVDAGDTDADRFGRRVADRLGVDVSITAEHGADEADPLVGAASVLAKVARDAHVAALAAEYDHEIGSGYPSDPTTRTFLREYVADTGDLPACARRSWSTSQDVLAAAQQSALSEF
- a CDS encoding tRNA pseudouridine(54/55) synthase Pus10; amino-acid sequence: MTVLETARRALDSGPLCDACLGRLVADRSFGLTNRERGRSLRVAVALDDDDPVGDLEPDDPCWVCEDESDRYEEWADRAAHALAPYEFATYQTGTKVPPLLEENDRLLREEVGLDPDTGEQLKAELNREVGKRLGAKTDAEVDFERPDVLVLLDLATDELDVQVNSAFVYGRYRKLERDIPQTKWPCNDCGGTGLKRGDTCDGCGGSGFRYDESVEQLTAPVVLDAMDGEEAVFHGAGREDVDALMLESGRPFVIEIKEPHTRDVDPAELETEIAEFADGKVEVEGLRLATHDMVERVKELDANKTYRMDVALDDPVSEDAFEAALDQLDGATIYQDTPQRVTHRRADVTRTREVYDIDGELTGETEAELEVEGEGGLYVKELVSSDEGRTEPSLAGLLDTGAVVTALDVIDVEGEEEPFAREEFFRHGETDDEA
- a CDS encoding triacylglycerol lipase, with amino-acid sequence MSVDRGSGRSRPVLQQLTSNLAGLRRCRRNGGCRVDCRHERSADDRLPWTTTGYGGWGGHEHHDTGSDSAETPVVFVHGNQRDACDWDDHAEFFLNRAYSGEDLWAITFEAGSPSHASMADQLDHFVENVRDHTGSDRVNIVAHSLGVTGARYWLHREDRYDWVDTCVFMAGANHGTVLSSYAATAGLTGGTYKMSDFLRRDYDTVDGHPLAELNENETPGDIDYYTLRGTDDPLFWNCEDSPALAGAENVLLRTDHDGVRASLTSTELTYEWLTGEKPYNLQTTLRS
- a CDS encoding aldehyde dehydrogenase, with translation MQREYFDSDQVDVGESVAEKHEQVASEAVRDEEYGLLVGGEWVESESGETAESVDATTGQRLARFQKGTAADVDRAVEAAQEGFEKWSVMSPQQRSNKLLEVADRLEDRRSEIARLDSLEVGKANQHSMFVDLEVAIEQFRYFASLARTADEGRRPPASPDRLTYTQKEPYGVVGLISAWNFPAMFVAWKMAPALAAGNAVVFKPSSRASLSTLEMARTIQEVLPNGAVNVVTGAGSEVGNALTGHAGVGKVALTGSTAAGQYTMQNAAENITPVSLELGGKSPNIVFPDADIEKAVQGSIIASWFNVGQQCTMGSRMFLHEDIYDEFLEAFVEATDDLQVGDPLDPRTDVGPLIDHDHLEDVRSYVDTALEEGAELAYGGEQPADADLDGAPFYKPTILTGIDNGDTIACEEVFGPVLSVLEWSDYDEMMAEANDTIYGLASGVWTTDLESAKQAADDLEAGTVWVNTYNDMFEPSPYGGYKQSGIGRELDESTLEDYTQQKSVTMNFGGLPDM